One Polaribacter sp. SA4-12 genomic window carries:
- the galE gene encoding UDP-glucose 4-epimerase GalE: MKKILVTGGLGFIGSHTVVELQNEGFEVVIIDDLSNTSIGVLDKITEITGTKPEFHQIDLRVKSEVKNFFENNKVDGIIHFAAFKAVGESMHKPLDYYENNLGTLVYLLQEMRDRKLDNFIFSSSCTVYGQADELPITEKAPVKTAESVYGNTKQIGEEILRDASKAHDLNIIALRYFNPIGAHPTIKIGELPLGVPQNLIPFVTQTAAGMRDELSVFGDDYDTADGTAVRDYIHVVDLAKAHIAALQRLINKNNKQNFEFFNVGSGTGSSVLEVIKAFEKASGKPLNYKIVGRREGDITAAFADTTIANKELNWKTEKSLDEALASAWKWQQAQK; the protein is encoded by the coding sequence ATGAAAAAGATATTAGTAACAGGAGGATTAGGTTTTATTGGTTCTCATACAGTTGTAGAATTACAAAACGAAGGTTTTGAAGTTGTAATTATTGATGATTTATCAAATACCTCTATTGGTGTTTTAGATAAAATTACAGAAATTACAGGAACAAAACCAGAATTTCATCAAATTGATTTAAGAGTTAAAAGTGAAGTAAAAAACTTTTTCGAAAACAATAAAGTTGATGGAATAATCCATTTTGCTGCTTTTAAAGCTGTTGGAGAAAGTATGCACAAACCTTTAGATTATTATGAAAATAATTTAGGGACTTTAGTATACTTACTACAAGAAATGAGAGATAGAAAGTTAGATAACTTTATTTTCTCTTCTTCTTGTACTGTTTATGGTCAAGCAGATGAATTACCTATTACAGAAAAAGCGCCAGTAAAAACAGCTGAATCTGTTTATGGAAATACGAAACAAATTGGTGAAGAAATCTTAAGAGACGCTAGTAAAGCACATGATTTAAACATTATTGCTTTAAGGTACTTTAATCCAATTGGAGCGCATCCAACAATTAAAATTGGAGAATTACCTTTAGGAGTTCCTCAAAATTTAATTCCTTTTGTAACTCAAACTGCTGCTGGAATGCGTGATGAGTTATCTGTTTTTGGTGATGATTATGATACTGCAGATGGAACTGCTGTTCGTGATTACATTCACGTAGTAGATTTAGCGAAAGCTCATATTGCTGCTTTACAAAGATTGATCAACAAAAACAACAAACAAAATTTTGAGTTTTTCAATGTTGGTTCTGGAACAGGAAGTTCTGTTTTAGAAGTTATTAAAGCTTTTGAAAAAGCATCTGGAAAACCTTTAAATTATAAGATCGTTGGAAGACGTGAAGGAGATATTACAGCTGCCTTTGCAGATACAACTATTGCTAATAAAGAATTAAACTGGAAAACAGAAAAATCTTTAGATGAAGCTTTAGCATCTGCATGGAAATGGCAACAAGCTCAAAAATAA
- a CDS encoding TIGR01212 family radical SAM protein (This family includes YhcC from E. coli K-12, an uncharacterized radical SAM protein.), giving the protein MKISGKRYLDYSSFIKSTFGERVQKISLDIGFSCPNRDGSKGFGGCTYCNNNTFNPDYCEPQKGIKQQLEEGISRFSTKYKSQKYLAYFQAYTNTYSDFESLKRMYDEALSVPNVIGLVIGTRPDCIEDEIIDYLSLLSKKHFVSLEFGIESTLNSTLKKVNRCHTYEDTIATYEKCKNKGIKLGAHLIMGLPGETKQDLLNHAIEVSKLPIDTLKLHHLQIVKQSIMASQYRKNPEDFDLFTIEKYIEFISEFVSLLRPNIIIERFISQAPADLLIAPKWNGLKNFEIVSKIDQKMIDVDTWQGKNYESI; this is encoded by the coding sequence ATGAAAATTTCAGGAAAACGATATTTAGACTATTCTTCATTTATTAAATCTACTTTTGGAGAAAGAGTACAAAAAATATCATTAGATATTGGCTTCTCTTGCCCAAACAGAGATGGTTCTAAAGGCTTTGGAGGTTGTACGTATTGTAACAATAATACTTTTAACCCAGATTATTGTGAACCTCAAAAAGGTATAAAGCAACAATTAGAAGAAGGTATTTCTAGGTTTTCTACAAAATACAAATCGCAAAAATATTTAGCCTATTTTCAAGCATATACAAATACATATTCTGATTTTGAATCCTTAAAAAGAATGTATGATGAAGCTTTAAGCGTGCCAAATGTTATCGGATTAGTTATAGGTACAAGACCAGATTGTATTGAAGATGAAATTATTGATTATCTATCCTTATTATCAAAAAAACATTTTGTTTCTCTTGAGTTTGGTATTGAAAGCACCTTAAACAGTACATTAAAAAAAGTAAACAGATGTCATACGTACGAAGACACAATTGCTACTTATGAAAAATGTAAAAACAAAGGAATTAAATTAGGCGCTCATTTAATTATGGGATTACCTGGAGAAACGAAACAAGATTTATTAAACCACGCAATTGAAGTTTCTAAACTACCAATAGACACTTTAAAATTACATCATTTACAGATTGTAAAACAATCTATAATGGCATCTCAATACAGAAAAAACCCAGAAGATTTTGATCTTTTCACAATTGAAAAATACATAGAATTTATTTCTGAATTCGTTTCTTTATTAAGACCAAATATTATTATAGAACGTTTTATAAGTCAAGCTCCTGCTGATTTATTAATAGCGCCAAAATGGAACGGTCTTAAAAACTTTGAAATTGTTTCTAAAATTGATCAAAAAATGATTGATGTAGATACTTGGCAAGGAAAGAATTATGAATCCATTTAA
- a CDS encoding arsenosugar biosynthesis-associated peroxidase-like protein, whose protein sequence is MSKNYYDAADLRKFGKITEWNEELGNKFFDYYGKVFEEGALTAREKSLIALAVAHTEQCPYCIDAYTKDTLQRGITKEQMMEAIHVGAAIKSGATLVHGVQMMNKVNKLDG, encoded by the coding sequence ATGTCTAAAAACTATTATGACGCAGCCGATTTAAGAAAATTTGGTAAAATAACTGAGTGGAATGAAGAACTTGGAAACAAGTTTTTTGACTATTATGGAAAAGTATTTGAAGAAGGGGCTTTAACTGCTCGTGAAAAATCTTTAATCGCTTTGGCTGTTGCACATACAGAACAATGTCCTTATTGTATTGACGCATACACGAAAGACACTTTACAACGTGGAATTACAAAAGAACAAATGATGGAAGCTATTCATGTTGGTGCTGCAATTAAAAGTGGCGCAACTTTGGTACATGGCGTTCAAATGATGAATAAAGTAAACAAACTTGACGGATAA
- a CDS encoding DUF547 domain-containing protein — MKKILLSLIILLTFSQGYSQTSIFNDLLQKHVTKDGIVDYKSFKNDEAKLDSYISYLEKTSPEKSWSENKQKAFWINAYNAYTIKIILGNYPLKSIMDIKEGGKTAWKIPFAKVGNKTYTLDHIEHQILRKDFSDPKIHVGVNCASGSCPKLGNNAFTEQNVEAELMRLMKDFVNDTSRNKITKKKVQISSIFDWFKGDFTKKGSVIDFLNTYSETKISPKAKISFLKYDWTLNGK, encoded by the coding sequence ATGAAAAAAATACTTTTATCACTTATAATACTACTTACTTTTTCGCAAGGTTATTCACAAACATCAATCTTTAACGATTTACTACAAAAACACGTTACAAAAGACGGAATTGTAGATTACAAATCATTCAAAAATGACGAAGCTAAATTAGATAGTTACATTTCTTATTTAGAAAAAACATCTCCAGAAAAATCTTGGTCAGAAAACAAACAAAAAGCCTTTTGGATTAATGCTTACAACGCATATACCATCAAAATAATTTTAGGTAATTATCCACTAAAAAGTATTATGGATATTAAAGAAGGAGGAAAAACTGCTTGGAAAATTCCTTTTGCTAAAGTTGGTAATAAAACATATACTTTAGATCATATAGAACATCAAATTTTACGTAAAGACTTTTCTGATCCTAAAATTCACGTTGGTGTAAATTGTGCTTCAGGTTCTTGTCCTAAATTAGGTAACAATGCTTTTACAGAACAAAACGTAGAAGCAGAATTAATGCGTTTAATGAAAGATTTTGTGAACGATACATCAAGAAATAAAATCACTAAAAAGAAAGTTCAAATTTCTTCAATCTTTGATTGGTTTAAAGGTGATTTTACAAAAAAAGGTTCGGTAATCGACTTTTTAAACACCTATTCAGAAACAAAAATTAGTCCGAAAGCTAAAATTAGTTTTCTAAAATACGATTGGACTTTAAACGGAAAATAG
- a CDS encoding penicillin acylase family protein codes for MKLLVRSLRILLILAILIFICGWLYSKTYQPNYSGELEIKNISEEVTVYFDDIGVPHINAQNQKDAYVALGYLHAQDRLWQMELMRRIAAGRLSEIFGKDLVRVDQFFGGLGIEEAAEKTIVSLDTTTEAYVLTQAYLDGVNQFIEEGKTPLEFTLVGVKKEKYTIKDIYNVFGYMSFSFAVAHKTDPLLTEIKEKLGGSYLKELLSSYSENLTINRTSIPDKVDFVFSNAVSSIMDDLPVSPFIGSNSWVIAPEKTKNGKVIFANDPHIEYSQPSVWYQNHIKTPDFEIYGFNIALMPFPLLGHNREYAYGLTMLANDDLNFYVEENNPANSLEYKTPDGYNTYELRDKTIHVKNEIDTSFQVKVSKHGPIMNGLIEHVIDERPIAMNWIYTQLPNEMLEVSYGISHSSSMNDFKSSVARIHAPGLNVMYGDAEDNVAWFSSARLYQLRDSLSSKTYLDGASGNDEIIEYLPFEENPQAINPSWNYVYSANNQVDSVRGKLYPGYYQPQDRAKRILELLDKNDHFTKEDVAEMIYDVKSSTVSEISKGLLKSVDRSELTASEKKAFSILENWDGTYLKTSVGPTIYNRFLYDFLKATYKDELGDGFELFINSQLQDQVLPNQINRNNSVWWDNILTKDKIETRNDVTQMSFKSSISFLQNQLGENIDDWTWNRVLSVEYEHAIGKAGGLLRKFFNVGPFETIGGNEVINNQIFKLDSTGYYKVNAGPSTRRIIDFSDVENSLAIIPTGQSGNVFSEYYKDQTQKYLDGEFVKMRLNQSDIESSENVLILKPKE; via the coding sequence ATGAAGCTTTTAGTCCGTTCGTTAAGAATTCTATTAATTCTTGCAATATTGATATTTATTTGTGGCTGGTTATACTCTAAAACGTATCAACCAAATTATTCTGGTGAATTAGAAATTAAAAATATTTCTGAAGAAGTAACCGTTTATTTTGATGATATTGGCGTGCCTCATATAAATGCTCAAAATCAAAAAGATGCTTATGTTGCTTTAGGATATTTACATGCTCAAGACCGATTGTGGCAAATGGAATTGATGAGAAGAATTGCTGCAGGAAGGTTGTCGGAAATTTTCGGAAAAGATTTGGTAAGAGTCGATCAGTTTTTTGGAGGATTAGGAATTGAAGAGGCTGCAGAAAAAACCATTGTCAGTTTAGATACAACCACTGAAGCTTATGTTTTAACGCAAGCTTATTTAGATGGCGTAAATCAATTTATTGAAGAAGGAAAAACGCCTTTAGAGTTTACTTTGGTAGGAGTAAAGAAAGAAAAATATACGATAAAAGATATTTATAATGTTTTTGGTTACATGTCTTTTAGTTTTGCGGTTGCTCACAAAACGGATCCTTTATTAACAGAAATTAAAGAGAAATTAGGCGGTTCTTATTTAAAAGAATTGTTAAGTTCTTATAGTGAGAATTTAACGATTAATAGAACGAGTATTCCTGATAAAGTTGATTTTGTTTTTTCTAATGCTGTAAGTTCTATTATGGATGATTTACCAGTTTCTCCGTTTATTGGAAGTAATTCTTGGGTAATTGCTCCTGAAAAAACGAAGAACGGAAAAGTGATTTTTGCAAACGATCCACATATTGAGTATTCTCAGCCTTCAGTTTGGTATCAAAATCATATAAAAACACCCGATTTTGAAATCTACGGATTTAATATTGCATTGATGCCATTTCCTTTATTGGGTCATAATCGAGAATACGCTTATGGATTGACAATGTTGGCAAATGATGATTTAAATTTTTATGTTGAAGAAAATAATCCAGCCAATTCTTTAGAGTATAAAACGCCTGATGGTTATAATACTTATGAATTAAGAGATAAAACAATTCATGTGAAAAATGAAATAGATACTTCTTTTCAAGTAAAAGTAAGTAAACATGGTCCTATAATGAACGGTTTAATAGAGCACGTTATAGATGAAAGACCAATTGCAATGAATTGGATTTATACGCAGTTACCAAATGAAATGTTAGAAGTTTCTTATGGAATTTCTCATTCCAGTTCAATGAATGATTTTAAAAGTTCTGTTGCAAGAATTCATGCACCAGGTTTAAATGTAATGTATGGAGATGCAGAAGATAATGTAGCTTGGTTTTCATCTGCTAGATTATATCAATTAAGGGATAGTTTGTCTTCAAAAACATATTTAGATGGTGCTTCAGGAAATGATGAAATTATTGAATATTTACCTTTTGAGGAAAATCCACAAGCGATAAACCCTAGTTGGAATTATGTGTATTCAGCAAACAATCAAGTAGATTCTGTAAGAGGAAAGTTGTATCCTGGATATTATCAACCACAAGACAGAGCTAAAAGAATTTTAGAGTTATTAGATAAGAATGATCATTTTACGAAAGAAGATGTTGCTGAAATGATTTATGATGTAAAATCATCTACAGTTTCTGAAATAAGTAAAGGATTATTAAAAAGTGTAGATAGATCAGAGTTAACAGCATCAGAAAAAAAAGCTTTTTCAATTTTAGAAAATTGGGATGGAACGTATTTAAAAACGTCTGTTGGACCAACAATTTACAATCGCTTTTTATATGATTTTCTAAAAGCAACCTACAAAGATGAATTAGGTGATGGTTTCGAATTATTTATCAATTCGCAATTGCAAGATCAAGTATTGCCGAATCAAATCAATAGAAATAATTCTGTTTGGTGGGATAATATTTTGACAAAAGATAAAATTGAAACAAGAAATGATGTTACTCAAATGTCATTTAAAAGTTCCATTTCATTTTTACAAAATCAACTAGGAGAAAATATAGATGATTGGACTTGGAATAGAGTTCTTTCTGTAGAGTATGAACACGCAATAGGGAAAGCTGGAGGCTTGTTGCGTAAATTTTTTAATGTTGGTCCTTTTGAAACTATTGGAGGAAATGAGGTAATTAACAATCAAATTTTTAAATTAGATAGCACAGGTTATTATAAGGTAAATGCAGGTCCATCAACAAGAAGAATTATAGATTTTTCTGATGTTGAAAATAGTTTAGCAATTATACCAACAGGTCAATCTGGAAATGTGTTTAGTGAGTATTATAAAGACCAAACTCAAAAATATCTAGATGGCGAGTTTGTTAAGATGAGACTGAATCAGTCAGATATTGAATCAAGTGAAAACGTTTTGATTTTGAAACCTAAGGAGTAG
- the arsS gene encoding arsenosugar biosynthesis radical SAM (seleno)protein ArsS (Some members of this family are selenoproteins.), producing MATKSLKARNNDIANTSRQMEILSEGIFANGELPTFANKLKETNQFPLRPKKLEILQINLGYMCNQVCSHCHVDAGPDRKEIMTLETMNECLEVIKKTEAHTLDLTGGAPEMNPNFRWFVEEASKAGIKDFIVRSNLTIIRANKKYHDLPQFFKKHNVHVVSSMPHWTRGKTDKQRGDGVFDKSIKALQELNAVGYGLEGSGLKLDLVYNPSGAFLPGDQMALENDFKKALKSEFNIDFHSLFAITNLPISRFLDYLIASENYEDYMYNLVEAYNPAAVENVMCTNTLSVNWEGYLYDCDFNQMLNLKVASKVKHISEYNEELLQDRNIIINQHCYGCTAGAGSSCQGVVA from the coding sequence ATGGCTACAAAATCGCTAAAAGCAAGAAATAACGACATTGCAAATACTTCTCGTCAGATGGAAATTCTTTCTGAAGGAATTTTTGCGAATGGAGAATTACCAACTTTTGCAAACAAACTAAAAGAAACAAATCAGTTTCCTTTACGTCCTAAAAAACTAGAAATTTTACAGATAAACTTGGGATACATGTGTAATCAAGTTTGTTCGCATTGTCATGTAGATGCTGGTCCTGATAGAAAAGAAATCATGACATTGGAAACAATGAATGAATGCTTAGAAGTTATCAAAAAAACGGAAGCACACACTTTGGATTTAACAGGTGGCGCTCCAGAAATGAACCCTAATTTTAGATGGTTTGTAGAAGAAGCATCAAAAGCCGGAATTAAAGATTTTATTGTTCGTTCTAACTTAACAATTATTAGAGCCAATAAAAAATACCACGATTTACCTCAATTCTTCAAAAAACACAATGTACACGTAGTTTCATCAATGCCACATTGGACGCGTGGAAAAACAGACAAACAACGTGGAGATGGCGTTTTTGATAAATCTATAAAAGCCTTGCAAGAATTAAATGCTGTTGGTTATGGTTTAGAAGGTTCTGGTTTAAAACTAGATTTGGTTTATAATCCTTCAGGTGCATTTTTACCAGGAGATCAAATGGCGTTAGAAAATGATTTTAAGAAAGCTTTAAAATCTGAATTTAACATCGATTTTCACAGTCTTTTTGCAATTACTAATTTACCAATTAGCCGATTTTTAGATTATTTAATTGCATCAGAAAACTACGAAGATTATATGTATAATTTAGTGGAAGCTTATAATCCTGCAGCTGTAGAAAATGTAATGTGTACAAATACACTTTCTGTAAATTGGGAAGGTTATTTATATGATTGTGATTTTAATCAGATGCTAAATTTAAAAGTTGCCAGTAAAGTAAAACACATTTCTGAATATAATGAAGAATTGTTGCAAGACAGAAATATTATTATAAATCAGCATTGTTATGGTTGTACTGCTGGCGCAGGAAGTAGCTGTCAAGGAGTTGTCGCATAA
- a CDS encoding DUF3800 domain-containing protein: MTEKGNYIVYVDESGDHGLKNIDTNYPIFVLTFCCFKISDYIEKAVPELQRFKFKYFGHDQIVLHEIDIRKNKEPFKFLRTDRELRENFMTDLSKIIEDIPFKIVPIVIDKRNLKAKYNKPFNPYHLGLRFGLEKLNELLLFNGQEGKEISLIFEKRGNNEDKDLELEFLRICTENEQFGYKNINFGKMIYKFLIADKKTNSSGLQLADLTARPIGLKYLKPVQLNKAYDIIENKKYGYKIFP, translated from the coding sequence ATGACAGAGAAAGGAAATTATATTGTTTATGTTGATGAATCAGGAGACCACGGGTTAAAAAACATAGACACAAACTACCCAATATTTGTTTTGACTTTTTGTTGTTTTAAAATATCTGATTATATAGAAAAGGCTGTTCCTGAACTTCAACGTTTTAAATTTAAATACTTTGGTCACGACCAAATAGTTTTACACGAAATAGATATCAGAAAAAATAAAGAACCTTTTAAGTTTTTACGAACAGATAGAGAACTGAGGGAAAACTTTATGACAGATTTATCAAAAATCATAGAAGACATACCATTTAAGATTGTACCAATTGTTATTGACAAAAGAAATCTTAAAGCTAAATATAACAAACCATTTAATCCGTATCATTTAGGCTTACGTTTTGGTTTAGAGAAACTTAATGAGTTATTACTATTTAATGGTCAGGAAGGGAAAGAAATTTCTTTAATTTTTGAAAAAAGAGGAAATAATGAAGATAAAGATTTAGAACTAGAGTTTTTAAGAATTTGTACTGAAAATGAACAGTTTGGATATAAGAATATAAACTTTGGTAAAATGATATATAAGTTTTTAATAGCTGATAAAAAAACTAATTCTAGTGGATTACAATTAGCTGACCTAACAGCGAGACCAATTGGGTTAAAGTACTTAAAGCCAGTACAATTAAATAAAGCTTATGATATAATTGAAAATAAAAAATATGGGTATAAAATATTCCCATAA
- the fabD gene encoding ACP S-malonyltransferase — MKAYIFPGQGAQFTGMGLDLYEKSALAQEYFEKANNILGFSITDIMFEGTAEQLKETKVTQPAIFLHSVILAKVLGDDFKPEMVAGHSLGELSALVANGVLTFEDGLTLVSKRALAMQKACEAAPSTMAAVLGLADNIVEETCAEIDGVVVAANYNCPGQLVISGEISAVEKACEVLTEKGARRALLLPVGGAFHSPMMEPAREELAAAIEATTFSKPTCAVYQNVVAKAVTNPDEIKENLIAQLTAPVRWTQCIQAMIADGGTEFIEVGPGKVLQGLMRKIDRSVAASGASLPE; from the coding sequence ATGAAAGCATATATTTTTCCAGGTCAAGGAGCGCAATTCACAGGAATGGGATTGGATTTATACGAAAAATCTGCATTGGCACAGGAATATTTTGAAAAAGCAAATAACATTTTAGGGTTCTCAATTACAGACATTATGTTTGAAGGAACTGCAGAACAATTAAAAGAAACAAAGGTTACACAACCTGCAATCTTTTTACATTCTGTAATTTTAGCGAAGGTTTTAGGTGACGATTTTAAACCAGAAATGGTTGCAGGACACTCTTTAGGAGAATTATCTGCTTTAGTTGCAAATGGAGTTTTAACTTTTGAAGATGGATTAACATTGGTTTCTAAACGTGCTTTGGCAATGCAAAAAGCGTGTGAAGCTGCACCTTCTACAATGGCTGCAGTTTTAGGTTTAGCAGACAATATTGTTGAAGAAACGTGTGCTGAAATTGATGGAGTAGTAGTTGCTGCAAATTACAACTGCCCAGGTCAATTAGTAATTTCGGGTGAAATTTCTGCTGTTGAAAAAGCGTGTGAGGTTTTAACTGAAAAAGGAGCAAGAAGAGCTTTATTATTACCTGTTGGTGGTGCATTTCATTCACCAATGATGGAACCTGCAAGAGAAGAGTTAGCTGCTGCAATTGAAGCAACTACTTTTAGTAAGCCAACTTGTGCTGTGTATCAAAATGTAGTTGCAAAGGCAGTTACAAACCCTGATGAAATTAAAGAAAATTTAATTGCGCAATTAACTGCGCCAGTAAGATGGACGCAATGTATACAAGCAATGATTGCTGATGGTGGAACTGAATTTATTGAAGTTGGACCTGGTAAAGTTTTACAAGGTTTAATGCGTAAAATAGATAGAAGTGTTGCTGCAAGTGGCGCAAGTTTACCTGAATAA
- a CDS encoding nitroreductase family protein yields the protein MKEEKTVSEAIHYRRSVRIYDTEKSIDKSIVKKCIQQAALAPNSSNMQLWEFYHVTSKDIIEKIAPFCFNQNAAKTADQLVVFVTRKDLWKKRAKANLAYMDTVFGENNPKSEQSSREKIARNYYGKIIPFVYADFLGIFGFLKYLITLIVGLFKPIYREVRKSDMRIVAHKTCGLAAQNFMLSMAAENYDTCPMEGSDTWRIKNLLGLPFGSEINMIVSCGIRKPEGVYGERFRIPFSEVYKEV from the coding sequence ATAAAAGAAGAAAAGACAGTTTCTGAAGCGATACATTACAGACGTTCTGTTAGAATTTATGATACAGAAAAATCAATTGATAAAAGCATTGTAAAAAAGTGCATACAACAAGCTGCTTTAGCTCCCAATAGTAGCAATATGCAATTATGGGAATTCTATCACGTCACATCGAAAGATATTATTGAAAAAATTGCACCTTTTTGCTTCAATCAAAATGCTGCAAAAACTGCTGATCAATTAGTGGTTTTTGTTACCAGAAAAGATTTATGGAAAAAAAGAGCTAAAGCCAATTTAGCATATATGGATACTGTTTTTGGTGAGAACAACCCAAAGTCAGAACAAAGTAGTCGTGAAAAAATAGCAAGAAATTATTACGGGAAAATCATTCCTTTTGTATATGCTGATTTTTTAGGAATATTTGGTTTTTTAAAATACCTAATAACTTTAATTGTTGGACTTTTTAAACCAATATACAGAGAAGTTAGAAAAAGTGATATGCGAATTGTAGCTCATAAAACTTGTGGTTTAGCTGCACAAAACTTTATGCTTTCTATGGCAGCAGAAAATTATGATACTTGCCCAATGGAAGGCTCTGACACTTGGAGAATTAAAAATTTACTAGGTTTACCTTTTGGCTCAGAAATAAACATGATTGTTTCTTGCGGAATTAGAAAACCTGAAGGTGTTTATGGCGAACGTTTTAGAATTCCTTTTAGTGAAGTTTATAAGGAGGTTTAA
- a CDS encoding DegT/DnrJ/EryC1/StrS family aminotransferase — translation MKKIQMVDLQGQYQQIKEAVNTSIEQVLNTSAYINGPLVHEFQADLEKYLDVKHVIPCANGTDALQIAMMGLGLEQGDEVITADFTFAATVEVIALLKLTPVLVDVDAETYNIDIEALKRAITPKTKAIVPVHLFGQVANMDAVMEIAKEHNLFVIEDNAQAIGADYTFKDGTKKKAGTIGNVGTTSFFPSKNLGCYGDGGAIFTNDDKLAHTIRGIVNHGMYTRYYHDVVGVNSRLDSIQAGVLKAKLPLLDSYCDARRNAARFYNKALSVSEHIITPKSSACGEICDTCDCHVFHQYTLQITNGKRDDLHKHLLEQGIPNAIYYPVALHSQKAYVDARYKESDFPVTNGLIKTVISLPMHTELDNEQLTFITKTILDFVN, via the coding sequence ATGAAAAAAATTCAAATGGTTGACCTACAAGGTCAATATCAACAAATAAAAGAAGCGGTAAATACCTCTATTGAGCAGGTTTTAAATACTTCAGCTTATATAAATGGACCTCTAGTACATGAGTTTCAAGCAGATTTAGAAAAATACTTAGATGTAAAACACGTAATTCCTTGTGCAAACGGAACCGATGCATTGCAAATAGCAATGATGGGTTTAGGTTTAGAACAAGGTGACGAAGTAATTACTGCGGATTTTACTTTTGCTGCAACAGTAGAAGTTATTGCTTTATTAAAATTAACACCGGTTTTAGTAGATGTTGATGCAGAAACTTATAATATCGATATTGAAGCTTTAAAAAGAGCAATTACTCCCAAAACAAAAGCAATTGTTCCTGTTCATTTATTTGGACAAGTTGCAAATATGGATGCTGTTATGGAAATTGCAAAAGAACATAATCTTTTTGTTATTGAAGATAATGCCCAAGCAATTGGTGCAGATTACACTTTTAAAGACGGAACAAAAAAGAAAGCAGGAACTATAGGTAATGTAGGTACAACTTCTTTTTTTCCTTCTAAAAACTTAGGTTGTTATGGAGATGGTGGAGCAATTTTTACAAATGATGATAAATTAGCACATACCATTCGTGGAATTGTAAATCACGGAATGTATACACGTTATTATCATGATGTGGTTGGTGTAAATTCTCGTTTAGATTCTATTCAAGCAGGAGTTTTAAAAGCCAAACTTCCTCTTTTAGACAGCTATTGTGATGCAAGAAGAAATGCCGCTCGTTTTTACAACAAAGCATTATCTGTATCAGAACATATTATTACACCAAAATCTAGTGCTTGTGGAGAAATCTGTGACACTTGCGATTGCCACGTTTTTCATCAATATACTTTACAAATAACAAACGGTAAAAGAGATGATTTACACAAGCATTTGCTAGAACAAGGAATTCCAAATGCCATTTACTACCCAGTAGCACTACATTCTCAAAAAGCATATGTAGATGCTCGTTATAAAGAAAGTGATTTCCCTGTAACAAACGGGTTGATAAAAACAGTAATTTCTTTACCAATGCATACTGAGTTAGACAACGAACAATTAACATTTATAACAAAAACGATTTTAGATTTCGTTAACTAA